A DNA window from Linepithema humile isolate Giens D197 chromosome 6, Lhum_UNIL_v1.0, whole genome shotgun sequence contains the following coding sequences:
- the Mettl2 gene encoding tRNA N(3)-methylcytidine methyltransferase METTL2: MAEDTSSDNREAKRPQFGTRNLPLDGNVFQHNAWDNVTWDEEQEKLAQQKVDENSIVTQSSEQLLKHDTEADKYWDKFYDIHNNGFFKDRHWLLIEFPELAPNTVKQETERPMRAALTDKDQNQGDKHIKILSLPCKDGCKILEIGCGVGNTVFPILMYNTDPKLFVYCCDFSAKAIDILQQNPAYNVNRCKAFVLDVTQETWTTPFELESLDIIVLIFVLSAIHPDKMQHVVRQIHRYLKPGGIVLFRDYGRYDLAQLRFKKGNCLGENFYARGDGTMVYFFQQEDVRKLFTDNGFNEEQNFVDRRLQVNRGKQLRMYRVWVQAKYRKAST, translated from the exons ATGGCGGAAGACACATCGAGTGACAACCGGGAAGCGAAGAGACCTCAATTTGGAACGCGAAATTTGCCCCTTGATGGAAATGTCTTCCAACACAATGCATG GGATAATGTTACATGGGATGAGGAACAAGAAAAGCTGGCACAGCAAAAAGTGGATGAGAATTCTATTGTTACACAATCATCTGAACAACTATTGAAACATGATACTGAAGCAGATAAATATTGGGATAAGTTTTACGATATACATAACAATGG ATTTTTCAAAGATAGGCATTGGTTACTAATTGAGTTTCCAGAATTAGCACCTAATACAGTTAAACAAGAGACTGAAAGACCCATGAGAGCTGCACTTACGGACAAAGATCAAAATCAGGGagataaacatattaaaattcttagtCTACCCTGCAAAGATGgttgtaaaatattggaaatagGCTGTGGCGTAGGAAATACCGTATTTCCTATACTAATGTACAATACAGACCCAAAACTGTTTGTATATTGTTGTGACTTTTCTGCGAAAGCCATTGATATACTGCAGCAAAATCCTGCTTACAATGTAAATAG GTGTAAAGCATTTGTTCTAGATGTCACTCAAGAAACATGGACGACTCCTTTTGAGCTTGAAAGTTTGGATATCATTGttcttatatttgtattatctGCCATTCATCCTGATAA AATGCAGCACGTAGTGCGGCAAATACACAGATATCTAAAACCGGGTGGAATAGTTCTATTTCGCGATTACGGCAGATATGATTTAGCACAATTAAGATTTAAGAAGGGTAATTGTCTTGGAGAGAATTTTTATGCTCGTGGAGACGGCACCATGGTATACTTTTTCCAACAAG AGGAtgtcagaaaattatttaccgATAATGGCTTCAACGAAGAACAAAACTTCGTGGATAGAAGACTGCAAGTTAACAGGGGTAAACAATTGAGAATGTATAGAGTGTGGGTGCAGGCTAAATATCGAAAGGCATCCACGTAA